The following is a genomic window from Perognathus longimembris pacificus isolate PPM17 chromosome 20, ASM2315922v1, whole genome shotgun sequence.
TAGAGAGTGTCTTTGATGACCTGCTAAGCACTTTCGGTGGCTGAGCCCCAGGGCTAGAATgtcctgtggggggagggagagagaagggaatatGGCTTTTGCAACCTGGCAGGTGTTGGAAGTCAGGTGTCACAGGAATGACATCCTGGGGAACGTGCTGATCTCCACAGGACAGAGGGAGTGGCACAGAGCTGAAGAAACCaagaagagagaaattatttattcatttgctcaACAAATACTTAATGAGTGTCTATTTCAGTTCTAGGAGCAGGGGATGGAGGCTGGCCAAATCCTGCCCTCCGCAGAGCTTATATTCTCACCAGAGGCCAAAAATCAACAGGCACATGGTAGCATCAAGGTCTGCTAAATGGCATCAGGAAAACCATAGGAAGATAAGGAGCACCAAGCTGAGAGTCAGGTGACTCTGAGATGACATCTGAGGAGAGATGGAATGAAGGGGAGCTGGGTGGGCACCTGGGGATCTCAGATTGGGGTAAAGTGGGAGTCTTTTGCAGAAATGTAGCAAGTGTGGCTGGATGAGAGGAGACAGGGCAAAGGTGTTGAATGGGAAAGAGGGAgtaagggagatggagagattcATGGAGACACAGATATGAGACAGCTAGGAAATCACAAAGACACCAAGAATTAGACACCAGCACCTCCTCAAAAGGGAAGGACGCTTCAAGAAGACACACAGAATTTGCCCTGTGGGTGCCTATTTGAGTAGTGGAGCCCTTGAGGAGGGACTGATCTCACCTCAAGGCCTTGTCCGCTCCCCTGGGGACCCCTGTGGCCACAAAGCTCACAGGGAGCCCCTGGTGTCTGTGCTGTTTTTTGCCCTGAAGGCCCAAGGCCTCCAACATCTCCAGCTGGGTCCCATTCCAGTTCCATGGGAGTGGGGAGGTGACTGGGTGTCCAGGGCCCCCAGGCCCCACCGGGTGCTGGCTCATCTGAGTCACCCTCAACTTCCAAGTTGTGGTCCAGTGTGCAGGTTTTCTCAAATACCTGGATCAGAGGACAGATAGAAGTCATGGGAGCTGGGGCACTAGGGACTCGGCTGGGGCCCACCATGGCGGGCCATACCAGGCTATAGCTGATTAGCTGGGCTTGCAGCTGCCAGAGGCGTCGGAAGATGGTGTCACGGTGGGCAACTAGGGCCTTCAGGATCCGCTGCAGAGATGCCCAGGTCCTGGGCTCAGTCCTCTGGGCCAACCCCtcaccaaatgccagaagtgcatCCACGCGCTCAGCCGCACCTCGGAGCTCTGCCTGTAGCTTCTGGAACAAATGGTTGGAGACCCTTAACATGCACTCCTAGAGACCCAGAGCCTAGAGTTACCACtcccccatctcctctccagAAACCCGGAATATGGAATACACCCTCTTCCCATGTCAGGAATGCTACCCACTCCTGAGGCTCCAGCCCACCCTCCCGTGCCCTAGATTCCCATTGCCCACCTGCAGCTGGACCATCCTATTCTGGGCCAGTGTCCAAGGCCCAAGGCCCGGCTCCAGGTCCTGCAGACGGAGGCCCAGCCCCAACAGGCAAAGGTAGAGGCTGTCCTGCTCAGCTTCCAGTACCTCCAGACTAGAGATGGGGTGCTGGGAAACAAGAGTTTCAATTAGGAccagtgagggggagggggaggcagagtcTTTCACATGGGGTTAAGGGACTTCTAGTTCAAGGTTCAGGCCAGCTGGGG
Proteins encoded in this region:
- the Syne4 gene encoding nesprin-4 isoform X2, with product MALCPPQGCRLFLEPLNHPPGAPREPDVGGCASFPASGEETSRPAQAQVFSDAPGHVQGGERGTEPITSPSRTSTVSSPEDPAVNRHHEHPISSLEVLEAEQDSLYLCLLGLGLRLQDLEPGLGPWTLAQNRMVQLQKLQAELRGAAERVDALLAFGEGLAQRTEPRTWASLQRILKALVAHRDTIFRRLWQLQAQLISYSLVFEKTCTLDHNLEVEGDSDEPAPGGAWGPWTPSHLPTPMELEWDPAGDVGGLGPSGQKTAQTPGAPCELCGHRGPQGSGQGLEDILALGLSHRKCLAGHQRHSLLQKSQDRKRRAPPSMQDVMLEEDPGVLVPASRWPLTLLLLFFLLVGAMVLLRMSGGLCCSHAQLARTPYLVLSYVNGLPPV
- the Syne4 gene encoding nesprin-4 isoform X1 gives rise to the protein MALCPPQGCRLFLEPLNHPPGAPREPDVGGCASFPASGEETSRPAQAQVFSDAPGHVQGGERGTEPITSPSRTSTVSSPEDPAVNRHHEHPISSLEVLEAEQDSLYLCLLGLGLRLQDLEPGLGPWTLAQNRMVQLQKLQAELRGAAERVDALLAFGEGLAQRTEPRTWASLQRILKALVAHRDTIFRRLWQLQAQLISYSLVWPAMVGPSRVPSAPAPMTSICPLIQVFEKTCTLDHNLEVEGDSDEPAPGGAWGPWTPSHLPTPMELEWDPAGDVGGLGPSGQKTAQTPGAPCELCGHRGPQGSGQGLEDILALGLSHRKCLAGHQRHSLLQKSQDRKRRAPPSMQDVMLEEDPGVLVPASRWPLTLLLLFFLLVGAMVLLRMSGGLCCSHAQLARTPYLVLSYVNGLPPV